One Gemmatimonadaceae bacterium genomic window carries:
- a CDS encoding aminodeoxychorismate/anthranilate synthase component II, whose product MILVIDNYDSFTYNLVQYLGELGETVTVRRNDALTVDEVLRLAPDAIVVSPGPCTPTEAGISVELIRRAGPHIPLLGVCLGHQAIGEAFGGRVIRASRVMHGKPSTIAHDGTRLFADIPSPASVMRYHSLIVERATLPAELEITAVATDDPNEIHALQHRIHPVWGVQFHPESILTEHGRTILVNFLKMAASARAARAA is encoded by the coding sequence ATGATTCTCGTGATCGACAACTACGACTCATTCACCTACAATCTGGTGCAGTATCTGGGTGAACTGGGAGAAACGGTGACGGTACGCCGCAACGACGCGCTGACGGTCGACGAGGTATTGCGTCTGGCGCCTGACGCGATCGTGGTGTCCCCGGGTCCATGCACGCCAACCGAAGCGGGCATCTCAGTGGAGTTGATCCGGCGCGCGGGTCCGCACATCCCGCTGCTTGGAGTCTGCCTGGGCCACCAGGCCATTGGCGAGGCATTCGGCGGCCGCGTGATTCGCGCGTCCCGCGTCATGCATGGCAAGCCGTCGACAATTGCGCACGACGGCACCCGACTGTTTGCCGACATCCCGTCGCCCGCCTCCGTGATGCGTTATCACTCGCTGATCGTCGAGCGGGCGACCCTGCCCGCCGAACTGGAAATCACGGCCGTCGCCACGGATGATCCGAACGAAATTCATGCCCTGCAGCACCGCATTCATCCCGTGTGGGGCGTGCAATTTCATCCGGAATCGATCCTCACCGAACATGGCCGGACCATCCTCGTGAACTTTCTGAAGATGGCGGCGAGCGCGCGGGCCGCGCGCGCCGCCTGA
- a CDS encoding TerC family protein: MPNVWWWIGFNTLILVLLAIDLGVFNRKAHAVSVRAALGWSALWVSLAVLFGLWIGRAMGRQSMLEFYAGYVVEQALSVDNLFVFILIFGYFKIAPMLQHRVLFWGILGALVMRGLMIGAGAALIAHFHWIIYVFGAFLVFTGLRMAFGGESDIEPEANPVIRFVRRIVPITARFHGEHFFVREPLSPGGAVRLVATPLFLVLALVETTDVVFAVDSIPAIFGVTQKPFLVYTSNVFAILGLRSMYFVLAGVISKFHLLKYGLALVLAFVGMKMLLSDIFPLGIGISLALVAAFLLSSVLLSLWIPPRHESPPDAPPER, translated from the coding sequence GCTGCTGGCCATCGACCTGGGCGTCTTCAATCGCAAAGCACACGCGGTCAGCGTGCGGGCGGCCCTGGGCTGGAGTGCGCTCTGGGTATCCCTGGCGGTGCTCTTTGGGCTCTGGATTGGCCGCGCCATGGGCCGGCAATCGATGCTGGAGTTCTATGCCGGGTATGTGGTCGAACAGGCGTTGTCGGTGGACAACCTGTTCGTCTTCATCCTGATATTCGGCTACTTCAAAATCGCCCCGATGCTGCAGCATCGGGTGCTGTTCTGGGGCATTCTCGGTGCGCTCGTCATGCGGGGGCTGATGATCGGCGCCGGTGCGGCGCTGATTGCCCATTTTCACTGGATCATCTACGTCTTCGGCGCGTTCCTTGTGTTTACCGGTCTTCGCATGGCATTCGGTGGCGAATCGGACATCGAGCCAGAGGCGAATCCGGTCATTCGGTTCGTGCGGCGGATTGTACCGATCACCGCCCGTTTCCACGGCGAACATTTCTTTGTGCGGGAGCCGCTTTCCCCGGGCGGAGCAGTCCGCCTCGTGGCGACGCCGCTGTTCCTGGTGTTGGCTCTCGTGGAAACGACGGATGTGGTGTTCGCCGTGGATTCCATTCCGGCGATCTTCGGTGTCACGCAGAAGCCGTTCCTGGTCTACACGTCGAATGTCTTCGCCATCCTGGGGCTCCGGTCGATGTATTTCGTCCTGGCGGGCGTCATCTCGAAATTTCACCTGCTCAAGTACGGACTGGCGCTGGTCCTGGCATTCGTCGGCATGAAGATGTTGCTCTCTGACATCTTTCCGCTCGGCATCGGAATCTCGCTGGCGCTGGTTGCCGCTTTCCTGCTGTCCAGCGTCCTCTTGTCCCTATGGATACCGCCGCGACATGAGTCGCCCCCGGACGCGCCGCCCGAACGCTGA